In Primulina huaijiensis isolate GDHJ02 chromosome 4, ASM1229523v2, whole genome shotgun sequence, a genomic segment contains:
- the LOC140975133 gene encoding small ribosomal subunit protein mS80 (rPPR6): MWRSPAFRANLRRRVVVSNLLHPTVHSQVSCHETLISTLRPDAPLFRFLNSWVSKKPEFYQRNIFFSSSAFESCQDSPSESPIAEADEAAEDFDFSSTSTFDENDMFASSEYESGDSIFEEGADSDEGIEVVKENDPDRVESLLSLLQSRGTVTGSLVSHFEEMGLILNEEFVLKVLGTPCVPAENLISFARWALQKLDFKVTTRVVGSLVSTICQENSKRDAYTLWDFVNEIGEKKGLVSTESLNELIGQFSRLGKGKAAFDVFNKFEEFGCLLNAESYYFTIEVLCKRSFYDWAFLACEKMLEADKLPAIERVGKIISYLCKGDRAKEAHLVYLYAKDKKIYPPKSSIDFLICSLSRIKRTDKGTKQELDKELDKETVSLALEMLDYYPGVDRKSAIKPFSSVLKMLCWIQDIGRAKKLLLEMIDAGPPPGNSSFNYVINGLTKAGEMDEALKITEMMKSRGLKPDVYTYSVIMSGYARDGAMEEACKIYDEAKKKHAKLTPITYHTLIRGFCRLEQFDKALDILGEMKQYGVQPSHDEYNKLIKSLCLKSLDWEAAEKLQDQMGENDLILNGRTRALISAVKELTERRS; the protein is encoded by the exons ATGTGGCGATCGCCGGCATTTCGAGCTAATCTACGGAGACGCGTGGTTGTGTCAAATTTGCTTCATCCTACGGTTCATTCTCAGGTATCATGTCATGAGACCCTAATCTCGACTCTTCGACCTGATGCACCCTTATTTCGGTTCTTGAATTCATGGGTCTCGAAAAAGCCTGAATTTTAtcaaagaaatatatttttctcatcGAGTGCATTTGAGAGCTGCCAGGATTCACCATCTGAATCGCCAATTGCCGAGGCTGACGAGGCCGCGGAGGATTTTGATTTTAGCTCAACGAGTACTTttgatgaaaatgatatgtttgcTTCATCGGAATATGAGAGTGGGGATTCTATTTTTGAAGAAGGGGCTGATAGC GATGAGGGTATTGAGGTAGTAAAGGAGAATGATCCGGATAGAGTGGAGAGTTTGTTGTCTCTGCTTCAAAGTAGGGGTACCGTAACTGGGTCACTAGTATCTCATTTTGAAGAAATGGGTTTGATTTTGAATGAAGAATTTGTATTAAAGGTTCTTGGTACACCATGTGTTCCAGCGGAAAATTTGATCAGCTTTGCAAGATGGGCACTGCAGAAGCTGGATTTTAAGGTGACTACGCGAGTGGTGGGCTCGCTAGTTAGCACGATATGCCAGGAAAACAGTAAGAGAGATGCGTATACATTGTGGGATTTTGTGAATGAGATTGGGGAGAAGAAGGGGTTGGTGAGCACAGAGAGTTTAAACGAATTAATAGGGCAGTTTTCAAGGCTCGGGAAAGGGAAGGCTGCGTTTGATGTGTTCAATAAGTTTGAGGAATTTGGATGTCTCCTAAATGCCGAGTCATATTACTTTACCATCGAAGTTCTTTGTAAGAGGTCTTTTTACGATTGGGCATTCCTAGCTTGCGAGAAGATGCTAGAGGCAGATAAATTGCCTGCTATCGAGAGAGTTGGAAAGATAATTTCTTACTTGTGCAAAGGAGATAGGGCTAAAGAAGCGCATTTGGTTTATCTATATGCAAAAGATAAGAAGATTTATCCTCCCAAGTCGTCTATCGATTTCTTGATTTGCTCTCTTTCTCGAATTAAGAGAACAGACAAGGGAACTAAACAGGAACTTGATAAAGAACTTGATAAAGAAACTGTATCACTGGCTCTAGAGATGTTGGACTATTATCCAGGAGTAGATCGAAAGTCTGCGATTAAACCATTTTCAAGTGTCCTTAAAATGTTGTGCTGGATTCAAGATATTGGCAGGGCAAAAAAGTTGTTACTTGAAATGATTGATGCAGGTCCGCCTCCTGGAAATTCCAGCTTCAACTACGTAATCAATGGGCTTACAAAAGCTGGGGAAATGGATGAAGCATTGAAAATAACGGAAATGATGAAAAGCAGAGGTTTAAAACCTGATGTGTACACTTATTCTGTAATCATGAGTGGTTATGCAAGGGACGGTGCAATGGAGGAAGCATGCAAGATATACGACGAAGCCAAAAAGAAGCATGCCAAGCTCACCCCAATAACCTACCACACACTCATTCGTGGATTCTGCAGGCTTGAACAATTTGACAAGGCTCTGGATATATTAGGGGAGATGAAACAATATGGAGTTCAGCCTAGCCACGATGAGTacaataaactgataaaatcaCTCTGTTTAAAATCTTTAGACTGGGAAGCTGCAGAAAAGCTTCAAGATCAGATGGGAGAGAACGACTTGATTCTTAACGGGAGAACGAGGGCTCTTATAAGTGCAGTCAAGGAGTTGACGGAAAGGAGATCTTGA